From one Leptospira noumeaensis genomic stretch:
- a CDS encoding DUF1554 domain-containing protein, which translates to MNKIPICRSGFWSGKRRYTFSYKHKNAFFSLVSITHPFVIFFFSIGMITNCDPSKMENVCDPSSESYSKTIAAKSLLGDESPHCFPANGTSFTVGGKISGLTGSGLTLILNQKNTLVIPAGSTEFSFPTKVPIGSNYEVNFATQAEGNFCELANSSGKVSNKNIKDIQIYCKASCIKCIIFITQNGYPANIGKASIFDSSCQSDPNYPGTGNYKAMVVDGISRRASLTANLGDGQIDWVFKANQAYIRPGGVNIETSNANGLFTSSLSTPITSVSSDHWTGLNPDWTSYLDGACLKWTTNATFELGMTGDGYTQDIVTLTAGRGLQQCSVNRELVCVEQ; encoded by the coding sequence TTGAACAAAATACCAATTTGCAGATCTGGATTTTGGTCGGGCAAAAGAAGATACACTTTTTCTTATAAACACAAAAATGCATTTTTCTCTTTGGTTTCGATCACTCATCCTTTTGTTATTTTCTTTTTTTCAATAGGAATGATAACTAACTGTGATCCATCTAAAATGGAAAATGTATGTGATCCAAGTTCCGAATCTTATTCCAAAACAATTGCCGCAAAATCATTACTAGGTGATGAAAGTCCTCATTGTTTTCCGGCGAATGGTACAAGTTTTACTGTTGGAGGAAAAATTTCAGGGCTTACTGGAAGCGGACTCACATTAATTTTAAATCAAAAAAATACACTTGTGATTCCCGCAGGCAGCACAGAATTTTCTTTTCCTACCAAGGTTCCTATTGGCTCTAACTACGAAGTCAATTTTGCAACTCAAGCGGAAGGTAACTTCTGTGAGTTGGCAAATTCATCAGGAAAAGTTTCCAACAAAAACATAAAGGATATTCAGATTTATTGTAAGGCATCCTGTATCAAATGTATTATATTTATCACCCAAAATGGTTATCCCGCCAATATAGGGAAAGCATCGATCTTTGATTCCAGCTGCCAATCGGATCCAAACTATCCTGGCACAGGGAATTACAAAGCAATGGTGGTTGATGGAATCTCACGACGAGCCAGTCTCACAGCCAATTTAGGGGATGGTCAAATCGATTGGGTTTTTAAAGCAAACCAGGCTTATATAAGGCCAGGCGGAGTGAATATAGAAACATCCAATGCCAATGGATTATTTACCTCAAGTCTTTCTACGCCAATTACAAGCGTTAGCTCTGACCATTGGACAGGACTCAATCCAGATTGGACTTCCTATTTGGATGGGGCTTGTTTGAAGTGGACTACAAACGCCACTTTTGAACTTGGAATGACTGGAGATGGTTATACCCAAGATATAGTGACACTCACAGCAGGGAGAGGATTACAACAATGCTCCGTCAATCGTGAGTTAGTTTGTGTTGAACAATAA
- a CDS encoding SRPBCC family protein — MKKRQESHSTFTIERILPASIERSFAAWGNAESKRRWFACHDDWKTVEFNLDFKVGGKESNLVVTPSGGRHVFDATFYDIVPNERIVYAFGMYVNDIRISVSLVTVLFESPVEGRTKMTFTEQIVLLREPGSADEFSTDEEVRGRVEGTNAGFDRLVKDLS; from the coding sequence ATGAAAAAAAGACAAGAATCACATTCTACATTTACAATCGAAAGGATTTTACCTGCCTCGATTGAAAGATCTTTTGCTGCTTGGGGCAATGCTGAATCCAAACGAAGATGGTTTGCTTGTCATGATGATTGGAAAACGGTTGAATTTAATTTGGATTTTAAAGTTGGCGGAAAAGAATCCAATTTAGTGGTAACTCCCTCCGGAGGGAGGCATGTTTTTGATGCAACATTTTATGATATTGTACCGAATGAACGGATTGTATATGCCTTTGGTATGTATGTTAATGACATTCGTATTTCTGTCTCTCTCGTTACTGTTTTATTTGAGTCACCTGTGGAAGGCAGAACTAAAATGACTTTTACCGAACAAATTGTACTATTGCGAGAACCTGGCAGTGCAGATGAATTTTCTACAGATGAGGAGGTCCGAGGCAGAGTAGAAGGAACCAATGCTGGGTTCGATCGACTTGTGAAGGACTTAAGTTAG
- a CDS encoding ArsR/SmtB family transcription factor yields the protein MKSKTSGLEDIFHALGDSSRLSMVERLSQGPISVKELAEPLSMALPSVLKHLKVLEDCGIVKSEKSGRVRTYQLDIQQLSGIDSWISERKDSWNRSFDRLANFLIESSDENSDGE from the coding sequence ATGAAATCTAAAACTTCTGGATTAGAAGATATCTTTCATGCACTCGGTGATAGCAGTCGTTTGTCAATGGTAGAACGTTTGAGTCAGGGGCCTATCTCAGTAAAAGAATTAGCTGAACCGCTTTCCATGGCTTTACCATCTGTATTAAAACATTTAAAAGTTTTAGAAGATTGTGGGATTGTGAAATCTGAAAAGTCAGGTAGAGTTCGCACATACCAATTGGATATCCAACAACTTTCTGGGATTGATTCATGGATTTCGGAAAGAAAAGACTCTTGGAATCGAAGTTTTGACAGGTTGGCAAATTTTTTAATAGAATCATCAGACGAGAATTCCGACGGAGAGTGA
- a CDS encoding extracellular catalytic domain type 1 short-chain-length polyhydroxyalkanoate depolymerase: MKYKFKFLSILVLSLIFFSTESCSRGWLRSKIKERFQTRMEEKPAPIASSDLTTKIETPGDYTFTFSHGGFPRYYKVHVPKSYVTNKQAPLLFVLHGGGGDMEIQANEDYYHQISKSEENGYIVLFPNGYSKFKSGKIATWNAGNCCADARDQKIDDVGFIKEILEHATKQLYIDKTKVYVTGMSNGAMMSYRLACEMTDKFAAITTVAGTDNTITCNPTKPISILHIHAKDDDKVLFYGGAGNSFKDRNLVTDFVSVPNTISKWVKFNQCNTTPKRVLEEPGVTCDEYGECKDGVKVKLCVTESGGHSWPGGKKPSLFFGSATPSTAIKANDAMWEFFKGN, from the coding sequence ATGAAATATAAATTTAAATTTTTATCTATTTTAGTTTTAAGTCTTATCTTTTTTTCCACAGAGTCTTGCTCTCGTGGTTGGTTGCGTTCGAAAATAAAAGAAAGATTCCAAACGCGAATGGAAGAAAAACCGGCACCAATTGCGTCCTCTGACCTAACAACAAAAATCGAAACACCTGGAGATTATACCTTTACCTTTTCCCATGGAGGTTTCCCGCGTTATTATAAAGTTCATGTTCCAAAGTCGTATGTAACAAACAAACAGGCTCCCCTCCTTTTTGTTTTACATGGTGGTGGTGGAGATATGGAAATCCAAGCAAATGAAGACTACTACCATCAAATTTCCAAATCAGAAGAAAATGGGTATATCGTTCTTTTCCCCAATGGATATAGCAAATTCAAATCGGGGAAAATTGCGACATGGAATGCAGGTAATTGTTGTGCCGATGCCCGTGACCAAAAAATTGATGATGTTGGTTTCATAAAAGAAATCCTGGAACATGCCACCAAACAACTGTATATCGACAAAACCAAAGTGTATGTTACAGGAATGTCGAATGGTGCGATGATGTCTTATCGCCTTGCCTGTGAAATGACAGACAAATTTGCAGCCATCACCACTGTTGCAGGAACTGATAACACCATTACTTGTAATCCAACAAAACCCATTTCCATTTTACACATTCATGCCAAAGACGATGACAAGGTTCTATTTTATGGGGGAGCTGGAAACAGTTTCAAAGATAGAAATCTTGTCACAGACTTTGTTTCTGTACCAAATACGATATCTAAATGGGTGAAATTCAACCAGTGTAACACTACCCCCAAACGAGTCTTAGAGGAACCCGGTGTGACTTGTGATGAGTATGGTGAATGTAAAGATGGTGTGAAGGTAAAACTTTGTGTCACAGAATCAGGAGGCCATTCGTGGCCTGGAGGTAAAAAACCTTCCTTATTTTTTGGATCTGCTACACCCTCCACGGCGATCAAAGCCAATGATGCCATGTGGGAGTTCTTTAAAGGAAATTAA
- a CDS encoding helix-turn-helix transcriptional regulator: MISLFFLVPLFASLANLSCFIENITRDHRFHRLLSIFYFTIGVQNAATAALCLAPDETSGLAFWIFQCHSFFLLAPVLVALCSFCTGRKLFNQGTIFIAVYALVVDLLCSSIPKTIVYGFATLSFGTAPLLTFFGGILGGSVHFFAIAISLYFVLSPLEWNSFFHRKTFILALCVWWFGLFSNFLPMYGFNFPPLHPVVDATISVLFSIYLNRYNASKPSIYSLFASILISLAVGLLVGILVLGILPIFPLRELVVSIVTTLTSLLFFSYLLKTTLKDEKPNLSFSLPLENFGLSKQELRICELIAEGHSRSFIRLILNVSDGTLRNHLKNIYGKVLPESNSTSKDQLQRLTVFLSKQKSQSN, translated from the coding sequence GTGATTAGTTTATTTTTTCTAGTACCTTTGTTTGCTTCCTTGGCAAATTTAAGTTGTTTTATTGAAAATATCACCCGCGACCATCGTTTCCACAGGCTTTTAAGTATTTTTTATTTTACCATTGGGGTTCAGAATGCGGCCACAGCAGCTCTTTGTTTAGCCCCCGATGAAACTTCTGGACTTGCTTTTTGGATCTTTCAATGCCATTCCTTTTTCCTTCTGGCTCCAGTCCTTGTTGCTTTGTGTTCTTTTTGTACGGGAAGAAAATTATTCAATCAAGGAACAATTTTTATTGCAGTCTACGCACTTGTAGTTGATTTACTTTGTTCTTCCATTCCAAAAACCATTGTTTATGGATTCGCTACCTTGTCCTTTGGGACAGCTCCTCTGCTTACTTTTTTCGGTGGAATTTTAGGTGGTTCTGTCCATTTTTTTGCAATTGCTATTTCCTTATACTTTGTCCTTTCGCCTTTGGAATGGAATTCCTTCTTTCATCGAAAAACATTTATTTTGGCATTATGCGTTTGGTGGTTCGGTTTATTTTCTAATTTTTTGCCCATGTATGGATTCAATTTTCCACCTTTGCATCCGGTAGTTGATGCCACCATTTCAGTTTTATTTTCCATTTATTTGAATCGTTATAATGCATCAAAACCAAGTATTTATAGTTTGTTTGCTTCTATTTTGATTTCCCTTGCTGTTGGATTACTTGTTGGAATTTTAGTTTTGGGTATCCTTCCTATTTTTCCACTACGCGAGTTGGTTGTTTCGATTGTGACGACTCTTACTAGTTTGTTGTTTTTTTCGTATCTGTTAAAAACCACTTTGAAGGATGAAAAACCGAACCTTTCGTTTTCTCTTCCTCTTGAAAACTTTGGTTTGTCCAAACAAGAACTAAGGATTTGTGAGTTAATTGCCGAAGGTCATAGTCGTTCCTTTATTCGGCTAATTTTAAATGTATCAGATGGAACCTTAAGAAATCATTTAAAGAATATATATGGAAAAGTACTTCCAGAATCTAATTCTACATCAAAAGACCAACTCCAACGACTGACTGTATTTTTATCTAAACAAAAATCACAGAGCAATTGA
- a CDS encoding glutathione S-transferase family protein — translation MANYRTPNLLLYIHPLASFCHKALIALYENGTEFECRFVDLMSEESSAELLSYWPVGKIPLLRDRKQQKTIPETSIMIEYVNEFYPGKIDLIPNEFSLALETRLWDRFFDLYISVPMQKIVVDRLRPEGQNDTFGVEQAYESLRIAYDMLEKQLNSSYFITNDRFTMADCSAVPALFYADTILSFRSTHPKLTVYFESLLERPSVKRTIAEAEPYFYLYPLFDKIPKRFLKEKNEN, via the coding sequence ATGGCTAACTATCGGACTCCCAACCTATTGCTTTACATCCACCCGCTTGCTTCTTTTTGTCATAAGGCTTTGATTGCTCTTTATGAAAACGGGACAGAATTTGAATGTCGGTTTGTCGACTTAATGTCTGAAGAGTCCAGTGCCGAACTTTTGTCTTATTGGCCAGTGGGCAAAATTCCTCTTCTCCGAGATAGAAAACAGCAGAAAACGATTCCAGAAACCTCCATCATGATTGAATATGTAAACGAATTTTATCCTGGGAAAATTGATCTGATTCCAAATGAGTTTTCGTTGGCATTAGAAACTAGGCTTTGGGATCGTTTTTTCGATCTTTATATCAGTGTACCCATGCAAAAGATTGTTGTCGATCGTTTGCGTCCCGAAGGTCAGAATGATACTTTCGGCGTGGAACAAGCCTATGAAAGTCTTCGAATCGCTTATGATATGTTGGAGAAACAATTGAATTCTAGTTACTTTATCACCAATGATCGTTTTACTATGGCGGATTGTTCGGCGGTGCCAGCTCTTTTTTATGCAGATACAATTTTGAGTTTCCGTTCCACTCATCCAAAACTCACAGTTTATTTTGAAAGTTTATTGGAAAGACCTTCAGTCAAACGGACGATAGCGGAAGCAGAACCATATTTTTATTTGTATCCTCTTTTTGATAAGATTCCCAAACGATTTTTAAAAGAAAAAAATGAAAACTAA
- a CDS encoding nucleoside 2-deoxyribosyltransferase, which translates to MSEYIYCSGPMFSPEELNTMATIATTLETAGYKTYLPQRDGIEVAKVMAMINTPIISGEIFRDIMIFVQKAVFAMDVYQVVERCNATVFNMNGRPADDGSISETGISFATGKPIVIYKNDPRTEFNGLDNPLLTGLSYNWKYVTDISQIPTKLAEIIGTVNAAGENPYLKNPPPMVKKTMEVGKEVWEILNIIRFFDHKEKDLLAILKVLVEKLKASASFMKFLEG; encoded by the coding sequence ATGAGCGAATATATTTACTGTTCTGGACCTATGTTTAGCCCCGAAGAACTAAACACAATGGCAACCATTGCTACCACTTTGGAAACAGCTGGTTACAAAACCTACCTCCCACAAAGAGATGGGATCGAAGTGGCAAAGGTTATGGCTATGATCAATACACCTATCATATCTGGTGAAATCTTTCGAGATATCATGATTTTTGTTCAAAAAGCAGTGTTTGCAATGGATGTATACCAAGTTGTGGAACGATGTAATGCAACAGTGTTCAATATGAACGGAAGACCTGCTGACGACGGTTCTATTTCAGAAACAGGGATATCGTTTGCCACAGGGAAACCAATTGTTATATATAAAAATGATCCAAGGACTGAGTTTAACGGGTTAGACAACCCTCTTCTCACTGGCCTTAGTTATAACTGGAAATATGTCACAGATATTTCCCAAATTCCCACCAAACTTGCAGAAATCATTGGGACGGTAAACGCTGCGGGAGAAAATCCTTATCTGAAGAACCCACCACCTATGGTCAAAAAAACAATGGAAGTTGGCAAAGAGGTATGGGAAATTTTAAACATCATTCGGTTTTTTGACCATAAAGAAAAAGATCTACTGGCTATCCTTAAGGTGCTTGTGGAAAAACTAAAAGCTTCCGCAAGTTTTATGAAATTTTTAGAAGGCTAG
- a CDS encoding SpoIIE family protein phosphatase, which yields MKVRYLFAIYCSFCLLPVYASPNLSTFSLDDPTQLVKLSGTWKFNPKDDLNLRKKNIPEDGWQTLSIPAQWNNSGLSGFKIGWYRQSFEVSKTFKNKKISILTPIIADANEIYINGVLVGRTGHISESGELVKKSSRISVYSIPPELILYDSENIIAVRVADDVGWGGFVNSEFYIGESNLIQGKFYKYIMWNSATCFAFLYSALYCLILWIRSRREKAYLLYFFFAILAGFATFGNLSLPYFVCDEFWFNHYVFHPSLNLMGVAGTVFFLEFTNHKPSKLIKGILWFHFVLALVSLFTFHPTVLSLYSKYTLNICHLFSLFELVYAFFLNFEAVKNKQPGAFIILVGQIALGVTATFSILSYTQILVTVLDRSLSEGFLIYTLSLSFALSIRFAKLYEVTNQLKGELELKNEELVSLDKMKNEFLSNTSHELRTPLNGIIGITESLIEGSMGALSSGVNKNLGIIISSAKRLSSLVNDLLDFSMIKNRKINLFPITLAIQPSVDIVISLLEPAAKEKGISLTSEIPDNTALVFGDEGRIQQILFNLIGNALKFTESGSIRVTVRPINKGILEYLEISVTDTGIGLSKEDQGKIFAPFAQADASISRNFGGVGLGLSITKTLVELHTGNISVESELGKGSVFRFTLPLANGQTGFQSNSNLSIETFNPVNLDEDLRGNFIVEQNYVERMEVTSNLSKDLNKNFTILAVDDDPINLEVLKIQLSGCGFNVVPVLDGPTAISVANEIKPDLILLDIMMPKMSGYQVCKILRETYSIHEMPILMLTAKNRIDDVLSGLEAGANDFLGKPFDKRELLARVNTLILLKSAVEEKEDYLNIKAELKLAKKIQDSSLPLHPPTGERAKIVSRYNPMTAIGGDYYDFYTPDEYSLGVVIADVSGHGIPAAIVAAMFKMAFNLQKHVSKKPNEVLKRINKLLLDSIHKQFVTACYLFFDLKNQRILYASAGHPPVAFYRRQTNKVELVRPRGRILGCFPEIPDEVLDIPFNVGDRVILYTDGISEARNPAGDMFGDERLSNYIVENSTNGSAEIFADGLLEKVKEFCEKPIPEDDITLVVVDL from the coding sequence ATGAAAGTTCGTTATCTATTTGCGATTTATTGTTCCTTTTGCCTACTGCCTGTCTATGCAAGTCCGAACCTTTCCACCTTCTCCCTCGATGACCCAACTCAATTAGTCAAACTTTCAGGAACTTGGAAATTTAATCCCAAGGATGATTTAAATCTAAGAAAAAAAAATATACCAGAAGATGGGTGGCAAACATTATCAATTCCAGCACAATGGAACAATTCAGGATTATCAGGATTTAAAATTGGTTGGTATAGGCAATCTTTTGAAGTTTCAAAAACCTTCAAAAATAAAAAGATTAGCATACTCACACCTATCATAGCTGACGCAAATGAAATTTATATCAACGGAGTCCTTGTTGGTAGAACTGGGCACATTTCCGAATCAGGAGAACTTGTAAAAAAAAGCAGTCGGATTTCCGTGTATTCAATCCCGCCGGAACTTATTTTATATGATTCCGAGAATATAATTGCAGTGCGAGTAGCCGACGATGTGGGTTGGGGAGGATTTGTAAATTCAGAGTTTTATATTGGGGAATCAAATCTCATCCAAGGAAAATTTTATAAATACATAATGTGGAATTCCGCCACTTGTTTCGCATTTCTTTATTCGGCACTTTATTGTTTAATTCTTTGGATAAGAAGTAGAAGGGAAAAGGCTTATCTATTATATTTTTTCTTTGCTATCTTAGCAGGATTTGCAACATTCGGAAACTTATCACTTCCTTACTTTGTTTGCGATGAGTTTTGGTTTAACCATTATGTTTTTCATCCTAGTTTGAATCTTATGGGTGTGGCCGGCACAGTTTTCTTTTTAGAATTTACAAACCATAAACCATCCAAATTAATCAAAGGCATTTTATGGTTCCATTTTGTATTAGCACTTGTTTCATTATTCACTTTTCATCCTACAGTTTTAAGTTTATATTCCAAATATACATTAAACATTTGTCATTTATTTTCTCTATTTGAATTGGTTTATGCTTTTTTTCTAAACTTCGAAGCAGTTAAAAACAAACAACCAGGTGCATTCATCATCTTAGTTGGACAAATAGCCCTTGGCGTTACTGCAACCTTTTCAATTTTAAGTTACACACAAATTTTAGTTACTGTCCTTGATAGATCACTTTCCGAAGGTTTTTTAATTTATACCTTAAGTTTATCTTTTGCCTTATCGATTCGGTTTGCAAAACTATATGAAGTCACAAACCAACTAAAGGGTGAATTAGAACTAAAAAACGAAGAGTTAGTTTCCTTGGATAAAATGAAAAATGAATTTTTATCCAATACTTCTCATGAACTGAGAACACCACTCAATGGCATCATTGGGATCACAGAATCTTTGATCGAAGGTTCCATGGGTGCATTAAGTTCAGGTGTGAATAAAAATTTAGGAATCATCATTTCTTCGGCCAAAAGACTTTCTAGTTTGGTCAACGACCTACTCGATTTTTCTATGATCAAAAATAGAAAAATCAATCTTTTTCCTATCACCTTAGCCATCCAACCATCCGTTGACATTGTGATCAGTTTACTAGAACCAGCGGCAAAAGAAAAGGGGATCAGTCTCACAAGTGAAATACCAGACAACACAGCACTTGTGTTTGGTGATGAAGGTCGGATCCAACAAATTTTGTTTAATTTGATTGGAAATGCGTTAAAGTTTACAGAATCCGGAAGTATCCGAGTCACTGTAAGGCCAATTAACAAAGGTATCTTGGAGTATTTAGAAATCTCAGTTACAGATACAGGAATTGGTTTATCCAAGGAAGACCAAGGAAAAATTTTTGCTCCGTTTGCCCAGGCCGATGCAAGTATATCCCGAAACTTCGGAGGTGTAGGTCTCGGATTATCCATTACAAAAACCTTGGTAGAACTTCATACAGGAAACATTTCTGTTGAATCCGAACTAGGAAAAGGATCTGTATTTCGATTCACTCTTCCTCTTGCTAATGGCCAAACAGGATTTCAATCCAATTCAAATTTATCAATAGAAACATTTAATCCTGTAAACTTGGATGAAGACTTACGTGGTAACTTCATTGTCGAACAAAACTATGTAGAAAGGATGGAAGTCACTTCCAATCTTTCCAAAGATTTAAATAAAAACTTTACCATCCTTGCTGTTGATGATGATCCAATTAATCTGGAAGTATTAAAAATCCAATTGAGTGGTTGCGGATTCAACGTAGTGCCAGTTTTAGATGGACCAACCGCCATTTCTGTTGCCAATGAAATTAAACCAGATTTAATTCTTTTGGATATCATGATGCCAAAGATGAGTGGGTATCAAGTTTGCAAAATTCTTAGAGAAACTTATTCGATTCATGAAATGCCCATACTGATGCTCACGGCAAAAAACAGAATCGACGATGTCCTTTCCGGATTAGAAGCAGGAGCAAACGACTTTTTAGGCAAACCTTTTGATAAAAGAGAACTCCTCGCAAGAGTCAATACTCTCATCCTTTTAAAGTCTGCCGTAGAAGAAAAAGAAGATTATTTAAATATCAAAGCGGAACTCAAACTCGCAAAAAAAATCCAAGATTCTTCCTTACCTTTACATCCACCCACAGGCGAAAGAGCAAAAATTGTATCTAGATACAATCCAATGACTGCTATAGGTGGAGACTATTATGATTTCTATACTCCCGACGAATATAGTTTAGGCGTTGTTATCGCAGACGTTTCTGGACACGGAATCCCTGCTGCCATTGTAGCCGCAATGTTTAAAATGGCATTTAACTTACAAAAACATGTTTCAAAAAAGCCAAACGAAGTTTTAAAAAGAATCAATAAACTATTGTTAGATTCAATCCATAAACAATTTGTAACTGCCTGTTATTTATTTTTTGATTTAAAAAACCAAAGAATCCTCTATGCAAGCGCTGGTCACCCTCCCGTTGCCTTTTATAGAAGGCAAACAAACAAAGTGGAACTCGTTCGGCCCAGAGGAAGGATACTTGGATGTTTTCCTGAAATCCCTGACGAGGTTTTAGACATTCCTTTTAATGTAGGTGACAGAGTTATTCTTTATACAGATGGGATTTCCGAAGCAAGAAACCCAGCTGGCGATATGTTTGGTGACGAAAGGCTTAGCAATTATATAGTGGAAAATTCCACAAACGGCTCCGCAGAGATTTTTGCCGATGGGCTTCTGGAAAAAGTAAAAGAATTCTGCGAAAAACCAATTCCCGAGGATGACATAACTCTCGTTGTAGTAGACTTATAG
- a CDS encoding alanine racemase, whose translation MLKSRVFRKFLIFLVILFAFVLFLRPKDEGSPYLEYFSNLNQKLKTEGFGKPVVLLDLDRLDENLSTLTKNIPPPLHYRIVVKSLPSLDLLRYIIHKTKTSRLMVFHSGDVVMLLNDPEFSSFDILLGKPMPVRALEEIYKKTKADRFQKIHWLVDTETRLNQYLEFAKSKNLKLHLVLEIDIGLHRGGFVNPKESNQTLSIIQNYTNNLEFDGFMGYEPHVASVPNLLGDKQEAITKEIQSSLSLYNEFVTEGKRSFPSLFEKELLLNGGGSKTYRFYQKNNQVVNDVSVGSALVMPTDFDVVTLKEHKPAFFIAAPVLKRLEGTTIPFLEPISFLFPLWNPNLQVTYFTYGGAYLAKKESPQGLFDNSLYGASTNQGILNGSRATGLQPDDYVFYRPTQSEKVMAEMGEVVLIRNGNIFGTWKCFIN comes from the coding sequence ATGTTAAAGAGTCGGGTTTTTCGAAAATTTCTTATTTTTCTGGTCATCTTGTTCGCTTTTGTTTTGTTTCTAAGACCAAAGGATGAAGGTTCTCCTTATTTAGAATACTTTTCCAATCTCAACCAAAAACTAAAAACCGAAGGATTTGGTAAACCGGTTGTACTTTTGGATTTGGATCGATTGGATGAAAATTTATCCACACTGACGAAAAATATCCCACCACCACTACATTATCGAATTGTAGTGAAATCTCTCCCTTCACTAGACCTTCTCCGTTATATCATCCACAAAACTAAAACAAGTCGGCTTATGGTTTTTCATTCAGGTGATGTGGTTATGCTTTTGAATGATCCCGAGTTTTCTTCTTTTGATATTTTACTCGGTAAACCTATGCCGGTGCGTGCCCTAGAGGAGATTTATAAAAAGACAAAAGCAGATCGGTTCCAAAAAATCCATTGGTTGGTTGATACGGAAACAAGACTTAACCAATATTTGGAATTTGCAAAATCTAAAAACTTAAAGTTACATCTGGTTTTAGAAATTGATATAGGACTCCATCGTGGTGGATTTGTAAATCCAAAGGAATCAAATCAAACTCTTTCTATCATTCAAAATTATACAAACAATCTAGAATTTGATGGATTTATGGGATATGAACCTCATGTGGCCTCTGTTCCGAATTTGTTAGGTGATAAACAGGAAGCGATAACAAAAGAAATTCAATCTTCATTGTCTCTTTATAATGAATTTGTTACCGAAGGAAAAAGATCCTTTCCATCCTTATTTGAAAAAGAACTACTTTTGAATGGCGGTGGGAGTAAAACCTATCGATTTTATCAAAAAAATAACCAAGTTGTAAACGATGTGTCAGTGGGTTCTGCCCTCGTAATGCCTACCGATTTTGATGTAGTGACTCTGAAAGAACACAAACCTGCATTTTTCATTGCGGCTCCTGTGTTGAAACGATTGGAAGGAACTACAATTCCCTTTTTAGAACCTATTTCCTTTTTATTTCCTCTATGGAATCCAAACTTACAAGTCACCTATTTTACGTATGGTGGTGCTTATCTAGCAAAAAAAGAATCACCTCAAGGATTGTTTGATAACAGTCTTTATGGAGCGAGTACCAACCAAGGAATTTTAAATGGAAGTCGTGCCACTGGATTACAACCTGATGATTATGTTTTTTACCGGCCAACTCAAAGTGAAAAGGTAATGGCGGAAATGGGCGAAGTGGTATTAATCAGAAATGGAAATATCTTTGGAACCTGGAAGTGTTTTATCAATTAG